actgggatgatgcctgcagcagcCGGGAAAACACCCGATTGccaaggacgcatatatgcgtacgctcagcGGCAAGGGGATAATAATGGAGACCGTTCCATTCCAACTTTGATGCTTATAAATAAAGTTTGTTCACTGTTTAGTGATGGAAAAATACATAGTCATGTCTGGAACTCTGAAAGAGAAACTGTTAAATGAAAAGCAAGCGAAAGTACAAAGAAGATTACAATTGCTTCAATCTAATTTCCTCTTGAAAGCAGGCACATAATTCAcattcatttaaatatatatatatgtgtaaaaataaataagttcttCACAACAAAAATTTTAATGTTTTCAGGTGTACCGTGAAAAATTTTCGATCTTTTTGGTGTGCCGCAAgacaaaaaagtttgagaaacactgacctacatcatgcgttcaaaggagctgtccatgcaagaaAATCAGGCCattgtaaaggcccgtacacttGATCGGATTtttcaacgggaattgtgtgatggcaagcttttgtcggaaaatccaaccgtttgtatgctccatcggacaattgttgttcgcattttccgacaacaaatgttggatagcatgctttcaaattttccgccaacaaatgtgtgctgtcggattgtgtgtacagaagtcctttaGAAGAAAAAACCCCAAGgttcaaacacgcatgctcagatgcAATGTAaaccataacacattagcagaagttgcccaaagggtggcgctaaagagctgaaaaaacacatagttttgtgtttgttggccaacaattctttgccatttgtatgcaatacaagttcctggccaacgcccttcggacaaaagtcctacgctttgtccgcagaaaatccgattgtgtgtacgaggctttatgccctgtacatacgacCGGAAtatctgatgggaaaactgcgatgagagcttttggccaggaatcccgaccgtgtgtatgctccatctcagtttttccaacgggaaaactgccaaaaacagccGGCATTCCCGACTGACTTCCCGTCGGAAATTTGGCTTCAAAAACTAAAGAAATCCATCAGAAatatagcagcaacattaggagtggccaaatcaacagtttggtagattctgaggaaagaagagcGCActagtgagctcagcaacataaaaaggcctgcatgtccacggaagacaacagtggtggatgatcgcaggatcctctctatggtaaagaaaaacacattcacaacatccaggcaagtgaaggacactctccaggaggtgggcgtattattgtcaaagtctacaatcaagacaAGACTTCACGAGAGCAAAGtcatctggggtccctcggcgtctgtctcggctcctccccgcatcagttaacccccctctgggtagcgctctcccaagggggttagtttgcgggcacgctcccgagtccggTAACTACTGCGATTGGCAACTGTTCATGGCCCCCTGTTGGTGGATACACATTCAAGAGTCCTGTATCCGGCGTCCATAAGCTgccgactacaggactcggccctgccccccgtgtcattggagttgattgacagcagcgcgagccaatgactgcgctgctatcaatctatccaatgaagagagaggatgcattaaggtgaaaaaacatgaacctttacaacccctttaaaaacgaTTACCGATcttctgacagctgatcacatggtaaggggctggaatcggccccttactccgatctgtgatcacccgagtctcattgACTCTGTGATCACAGCGCGTGCCACACGTGCCCTGCATGGGGTGCACGgggagcgtgcaaaggggaggatgtaggtccgcgctgtagccctcATTCGGCTATTGCATTAACAGGAACAggttaaaatttgtatttttatttttgcattgatacctgTCCCCCAGTACCCGGACCCCATAAtgcttttatggccaattacttgcatataagccttcaaaatggacaCTTTAGATTTTTTCTGTTCGActcccatagacttcagtggGGACTTcaattgtaatatttttattgcaaataaaataaaaggctttACAGGTCAGGGGGTATGTTCAAGGCCAAATGTATGAATGCTTTGACTATCTCTGGAAAAATTTTAGTCAACTTTCAGAACATTAGCAAGTTTTCCTGGAATTTGTAGTGCCCTCTGCAAGGCCTTCAGACCTGAGAACTACAGCTCCCACAATGCCCCGCGCCCCTCCGCTCGGCCGGGATGTGGGCGCGGCCCCGCGgtgcatgatgggagttgtagtgccAGAGGCCGGCGTCACGTTGCTCAGGACTGGTGAGCGGGAGGCGGCGGCGGTAGTAGTAGCCATGTCTCTGGTGGCTTACGCTAGCAGTGAAGACAGCGGCTCGGACTCGGAGACGGCACAGGAGCCACGGAAGGAGACAGCACAACCCCCTCCTCCGGcccaggccgaagccgcggcctatcCTGCGCCCTACAGCCGCCAGGGGGAGcaagagcagcaacagcagcagcacaGCCCCGGGTACTATGGGCCTCCAGGTGGGGTGTACGGCCTGCCCTACCCGCCTGGATACGGGCCCCCTCCTAACTATGGCACTGCGGGCTATGGGGCCCCTGCCTACCCTGTCAGTCCTGGACCCCCAGGGTATGGGGCCTATAACAGCCAGGGGCCTGGGGCTGCCAGCTACCCCAATATGGGGTACAGTCCTGCAGGGTACCCCCCACCAAACATGAACCTGCCTCCACCACAGGGGGCGCCAGTGGGTAACATGCCCCCAGCTCATGGAGGGCCACCGGGCATGAACCTTCCACCCCCGCAGGGGGCATCGGGCATGAACCTTCCACCCCCGCAGGGGGCATCGGGGATGAACTTGCCACCTCCGCAGGGGTCCTCGGGCATGAACCTTCCACCTCCCCAGGGGTCCGCGGGGATGAACCTTCCTCCGCCGCAAGGGTCCTCTGGGATGAACCTTCCACCGCCGCAAGGGTCCTCTGGGATGAACCTTCCTCCGCCGCAAGGGTCCTCGGGAATGAACCTTCCACCGCCGCAAGGGTCCTCTGGGATGAACCTTCCACCGCCGCAAGGGGCTTCGAACATGAACCTGCAACCGCCGCAGGGGGCGTCGAGCATGAACTTACCCCCTCCACAAGCTGGCCAGAATATGAACTTACCCCTGCCACAAGCTGGCCAAAGTATGAACTTACCCCCTCCACAGGGGTCCACAGGAATGAACCTCCATCCCTCACACAGCGGGCCTGGTATGGCCTTGCCCCCTCCCCAAGGCAGCCCGAATATGAACCTCCGGCACGGTACCTCGGGACTAAATTTGCCGCCCACCCAGGGTGGCTCTGGACTACACATGCCCCCTCCCCAGAACACACACGGCATGAACCTCCCTCCCCCGCAAGGCGGGCACGGACTTaacctccctcccccccagggcGGCCACGGAATGAACCTCCCTCCCCCGCAGTCCAGTCCCACTGGACTCAACTTGCCTCCCCCGATGGGCGGACACGCTATGAACCTTCCGCCTCCACAGGCTGGGATGGGCCTGCCGCCGGCAATGAACATTCCCCCTCCACAGCTAAGCCCGACGTCGCCGTCAGGAGCAGAACCGCGTTTGCCGCCTCCCAAACCCACCGGCCACGGGCTGAACCTTCCACCCCCGGAGAGCGACAGTTTGGGGAATTCCAAACCGAGGAAGCGATCGGAGCCCGTCAAGATCAGCGTCCCGGAGCTCCGCACTGGAGATGTGAGTATTCCCATATAAATTGGCGGTGTGTCGACCAATGAGGCTTCAGACATCAGTGGGCGGTGTGAGCATCGTTTTCCTTTAACCGTAAAAATGTTGACGGTAGGGATGAGCTCAGAAGTCCCAACCTGCCAAAAAACTGTCACTGTGGACAGCCAATCATAAATGGAGGAGGTATTTGCGAAATGCATCAGCCACTTCTGATTGGCCGCCCACATTGACAGTTTCCTTAGGTTCAGACTCGTGTCTAAACACGACTGAGCTTACCCCTGATTGACAGCtaggactagggttgtcccgataccacttttttaggaccgagtacaagtaccgatactttttttcaagtactcgccgataccgatacttttttttaaattaacttaatgcagccatgtccccccacatatgcagccatgtccccccacatatgcagccatgtcccccctatatccagccatgtccccccatacctagatgctgcTGCATGGTTAAGCAGCCTGCGGgtaacatcacagctttcatttgaatagctgtagtattccccgctgcgcggcgtatagacactcccccttgctcgggattggacagatcccgagcaagagggagtgtctatgcgcggcggggaatactacagctattcaaatgaaagctgtgatattccccgcacgctgtttaaccatgcagcggcggcgttgttgcggtatgcgacGGGGTCGCATAccgtatcgggggtatttgcgggagtacaagtactcccgcaaatactcggtatcggtgccgataccgatactggtatcggtatcgggacaaccctagctaggACACATGGGTTTGTTGTTTACTAACAAACCTCATGTGATCACCAAGTCGCAGATGGCTTGGTGATCACATGATCTAGAGACTCTAGAGCCATAATGATTGGATTCTAGCTAACCCACCAAATCGCATGATCTAGTCGGCTAGTAGAGACCAGGAGCTTTGGGGGTCAACAGAGTGCACAGCTGAAAGAGCATGAAAGAGAACGTAAATTAGGATGGCTGTCGCTGCAGACAGCCAATCATAAGTGGTGAAGGTATTCAGGCGTCCCGCTTTCTGACAGGATAGCTCAGGCGGGTTCTGATTGACTGTCTGACAGCTGGAACACATGGGTTTGTTTACTAACAAACCTCATGTAACCATCAAGTCGCAGATGGCCTGGTGATCACATGATCTTGCAGCcatgctgattggtttctaacTAGTCAACCAGATCACATGAATCTGGTTGGTTAGTAGAGACCTGGAGCTTTTGGGGTCAGCTGTGTGCTCTTAGCATGAAAGGGAACGTTAATTAGGTTGGCTGTCACTCTGGACAGCCAATCATAAGTGGTGGAGACATTCAGGTATACATGTCCCGCTTCCAGGCAGGATAGCTCATGTGAGTTGGGACTCGTGTCTGAACACGACTGAGCTCATCCCTGATTGACAGCTAGAACACATGGGTTTGTTTACTTACAAACCATGTGACCACCAAGTCACAGCTCTGGTCTGGTGATCACATGATCTGGAGCcatgctgattggtttctaacTAGTCCACCACATCACATAATTGGGTTGATTAGTAGAGACCTGGAGCTTTTGGGGTCAGCAGTTTGCACAGCTCTATGCTCTTAGCATGTATGGGAACGTGAATTAGGTTGGCTGTCACTGTGGACAGCCAATCATAAGTGGTGGAGGTATTAAGGCATCCCGCTTCCTGGCAGGATAGGTCAGACGGGAACTTGTGTCTGAAGGACTGAGCTCATCCCTGATTGACAGCCAGAGCACATGGTTTTGTTTACTAACAAACCTCATGTGGTCACCAAGTCACAGCTGGCCTGGAGATCACATGATGTGGAGCCATTCTGATTGGTTTCTAACTAGTCCACCAGATTGCATGATCTGGTTGGTTAGTAGAGACCAGGAGCTTTTGGGGTCAGCACACTAACGGTAGGCAGTGTGCACAATAGGTGCACTCTTAGCATGAAAGGGAACATAAATTAGGTTGGCTGTCACTGTGGACAGCCAATCATAAGAAGTGGAGGCTTCAGGTATACATGTCCCGCTTTCTGGCGGGATAGCTCAGGTGAGTAGGGACTTGTGTCTGAGCAGGACTGAGCTCATCCCTGATTGACAGCTTAGAGTACATGGGTTTGTATACTAACAAACCTCATGTGATCACCAAGTCATAGCTGACCTGGTGATCACATGATCTAGATTTATGCTGATTGGGTTCTAACTAATCCACCAGATCGCATTATCTGGTTGGTTAGTAGACACCAGGAGCTTTTAGGGAGTGAGCGTTCTCTAAGGGTCGGCAGTGTGCACAGccatacattggtgatcagtgagaagaatgtcccttacattggtgatcagtgagaagaatgtcccttacattggtgatcagtgggaagaatgtcccttacattggtgatcagtggtaagaatgttccttacattggtgatcagtgggaagaatgttccttacattggtgatcagtgagaagaatgctccttacattggtgatcagtgagaagaatgttccttacattggtgatcagtgggaagaatgttccttacattggtgatcagtgagaagaatgtcccttacattggtgatcagtgagaagaatgtcccttacattggtggtcagtgagaagaatgttccttacattggtgatcagtgggaagaatgttccttacattggtgatcagtgagaagaatgtcccttacattggtggtcagtgggaagaatgttccttacattggtgatcagtgagaagaatgctccttacattggtgatcagtgagaagaatgttccttacattggtgatcagtgagaagaatgtcccttacattggtgatcagtgagaagaatgttccttacattggtgatcagtgggaagaatgtcccttacattggtgatcagtgagaagaatgttccttacattggtgatcagtgagaagaatgttccttacattggtgatcagtgagaagaatgttccttacattggtgatcagtgagaagaatgttccttacattggtgatcagtgagaagaatgttccttacattggtgatcagtgagaagaatgttccttacattggtgatcagtgagaagaatgttccttacattggtgatcagtgggaagaatgttccttacattggtgatcagtgagaagaatgttccttacattggtgatcagtgggaagaatgttccttaagctgggttcacactacggttttcccgtccgtcagccgcatacgatttcagtattgaaaacgtacgggcccggacgggaaaacgtatagatagacaatgcattgcaaatcgtatgcactcagatgcatccgggtgcgtatgatttgctggcaaaaagtttttttaaacgtacgcaaaaccgtgttcaaccacggttttgcggccgttcttaaaacagtatggcaaacgcatacgttttcctttaacattaatgtcaatggaaaacgcacatatgtgcggttccatacgttcccgtccgtttcagccgcatacggttttccatataaatcgtatgcggctgacggacgggaaaaccgtagtgtgaacccagccttacattggtgatcagtgagaagaatgttccttacattggtgatcagtgagaagaatgttccttacattggtgatcagtgagaagaatgtcccttacattggtgatcagtgggaagaatgtcccttacattggtgatcagtgggaagaatgtcccttacattggtgatcagtgggaagaatgtcccttacattggtgatcagtgggaagaatgctccttacattggtgatcagtgagaagaatgtcccttacattggtgatcagtgggaagaatgctccttacattggtgatcagtgggaagaatgtcccttacattcgtggtcagtgagaagaatgtcccttacattcgtggtcagtgagaagaatgtcccttacattggtgatcagtgagaagaatgttccttacattggtgatcagtgggaagaatgtcccttacattggtgatcagtgagaagaatgtcccttacattggtgatcagtgagaagaatgttccttacattggtgatcagtgggaagaatgtcccttacattggtgatcagtgagaagaatgttccttacattggtgatcagtgagaagaatgttccttacattggtgatcagtgagaagaatgttccttacattggtgatcagtgagaagaatgttccttacattggtgatcagtgagaagaatgttccttacattggtgatcagtgagaagaatgttccttacattggtgatcagtgagaagaatgttccttacattggtgatcagtgggaagaatgttccttacattggtgatcagtgagaagaatgttccttacattggtgatcagtgggaagaatgttccttaagctgggttcacactacggttttcccgtccgtcagccgca
This window of the Rana temporaria chromosome 13, aRanTem1.1, whole genome shotgun sequence genome carries:
- the PRCC gene encoding proline-rich protein PRCC; its protein translation is MGVVVPEAGVTLLRTGEREAAAVVVAMSLVAYASSEDSGSDSETAQEPRKETAQPPPPAQAEAAAYPAPYSRQGEQEQQQQQHSPGYYGPPGGVYGLPYPPGYGPPPNYGTAGYGAPAYPVSPGPPGYGAYNSQGPGAASYPNMGYSPAGYPPPNMNLPPPQGAPVGNMPPAHGGPPGMNLPPPQGASGMNLPPPQGASGMNLPPPQGSSGMNLPPPQGSAGMNLPPPQGSSGMNLPPPQGSSGMNLPPPQGSSGMNLPPPQGSSGMNLPPPQGASNMNLQPPQGASSMNLPPPQAGQNMNLPLPQAGQSMNLPPPQGSTGMNLHPSHSGPGMALPPPQGSPNMNLRHGTSGLNLPPTQGGSGLHMPPPQNTHGMNLPPPQGGHGLNLPPPQGGHGMNLPPPQSSPTGLNLPPPMGGHAMNLPPPQAGMGLPPAMNIPPPQLSPTSPSGAEPRLPPPKPTGHGLNLPPPESDSLGNSKPRKRSEPVKISVPELRTGDSDSEEDEPFRKKAASRVSKEGLGLSSLLPEPKNARGGDSKRTFLPYIFTKKPSDSPNESKPKQKSKPKLTASSEVSHTPSPSAIKAAAKNAALQVTKQITQEEDEESDEEFQQGNFFSLTDSNEAAMAPDESYTYPLPPVNDDGPPGVDHGQLQSDAANAPLEFKTAPGPNQPWSAMSTEDYGGQEYGQYHEYNNPQAAAAAYYQQEYYGSGYYQDPEQSSGPQQDSPTGDSFMDDEAFKRLQGKRNRGREEINFVEIKGDDQLSGNQQWLTKALTEEKNMKSFSKKKGDQPTGQQRRKHQITYLIHQAKERELELKNAWSDNKMSRRQTQAKYGF